A genome region from Anopheles stephensi strain Indian chromosome 2, UCI_ANSTEP_V1.0, whole genome shotgun sequence includes the following:
- the LOC118503751 gene encoding SUMO-conjugating enzyme UBC9-B has product MSGIAASRLGEERKAWRKDHPYGFVARPVKNIDGSLNLMTWECAIPGKKGTPWEGGLYKLKMIFKDDYPTSPPKCKFEPPLFHPNVYPSGTVCLSLLDEEKDWRPAITIKQILLGIQDLLNEPNIKDPAQAEAYTIYCQNRLEYEKRVRAQARAMSATD; this is encoded by the coding sequence ATGTCCGGCATCGCAGCATCGAGACTTGGGGAGGAACGCAAAGCCTGGCGTAAGGACCATCCATACGGATTCGTGGCCCGCCCAGTGAAGAACATCGATGGTTCGCTGAATCTGATGACATGGGAGTGTGCCATTCCCGGAAAGAAAGGAACACCTTGGGAAGGAGGACTGTACAAGCTGAAGATGATTTTCAAAGATGACTACCCGACTAGCCCGCCAAAGTGCAAGTTCGAACCGCCGTTGTTCCACCCGAACGTGTATCCTTCCGGCACGGTCTGTTTGTCGCTGTTGGACGAGGAAAAAGATTGGCGTCCAGCGATCACCATAAAACAGATCCTGCTGGGCATTCAGGATCTGCTAAACGAGCCGAACATTAAGGACCCGGCCCAGGCAGAAGCATACACGATCTATTGCCAAAACAGACTGGAGTATGAGAAGCGTGTGCGTGCTCAGGCCAGAGCCATGTCGGCCACTGATTAA